In the Thermodesulfobacteriota bacterium genome, CAAGGACGCCATCCATAACACCCCCAAGGATGTGACCCTGTCTCCGGAGGAGATCCGGGAGGCCATTGCCGAGCCGGTGGCCGCTGTGGTGGAGGCGGTGCATCGGGCCTGCGAGAAGACGCCCCCGGATCTGCTCACCGACATCCATGCCGACGGCATCCATATGGCCGGTGGCGGCTCCCTGTTGAAGGGTCTGGACGCCCTCATCACCCACGAGACCCAGATCCGCTGCCAGCTGGCGGAGGATCCCTTGACCACCATCGTCATGGGATCGGGAATAGCCCTGGAGGATCTTGACAAATACCGTAGGGTCTTTGTCAACTAGGGTAGCCTCTTCCACGGGAAGGCCATGGAACGGATCCGCACGACAGCCATCCGGCTGGCCCGGGAAGCCGGGGCCGAGATCCGCCGGCTCTTTGGTGCGCACCCACCAGGTGCGCCACAAAGGGGTGATCGATCTGGTCACCGAGGCGGACCTGGCGGCCGAAGCGATCATCGTCGCCGGGATCCGCCAGGCCTTTCCGGAGCACGGGATCATCTCCGAGGAGCAGGCACCGGCGGGCAGCACGGCGGGCCATTTCTGGCTGGTCGATCCTCTGGACGGCACCGTCAACTTCGCCCATCACTTCCCCTGGTTCTGCGTCTCGGTGGCCTACGGCTGGCAGGGGAAGATCCGGGCAGGGGTGGTCTTTCATCCGATTCTGGATGAGCTGTTCTGGGCGGAGGAGGGCAGGGGCGCCTGTCTGGGGGAAAGGCCCCTGCGGGTGTCCGGCGAGACCCGGCTGCAAGGGAGTCTGGTGGCTACTGGCTTTCCCTATGATGTCCATGAGGCTGCTGATGCCGCCATCCGACCCCTGGCCGCGGTGCTGCCCCA is a window encoding:
- a CDS encoding inositol monophosphatase family protein, which codes for MRTHQVRHKGVIDLVTEADLAAEAIIVAGIRQAFPEHGIISEEQAPAGSTAGHFWLVDPLDGTVNFAHHFPWFCVSVAYGWQGKIRAGVVFHPILDELFWAEEGRGACLGERPLRVSGETRLQGSLVATGFPYDVHEAADAAIRPLAAVLPHVQGVRRAGAAALDLAQVAAGRFEAFFEIKLKPWDTAAGMLLVAEAGGVCTDFAGRPFDPFSTEILASNGLVHPDLLRLLG